From one Nitrosopumilus sp. genomic stretch:
- a CDS encoding DUF72 domain-containing protein — protein sequence MNIKIGCTGWSYKGWSGTFYPRNLKSSEWLKYYSQIFEITEINSTFYKIPSQEIVRKWNADTPRHFRFTAKFPSLITHEKRLERVNSEIFSFMSSLIPIHEKISALVFQLPPSLSFDEAKPRLEELFDILPNDFLYPIEGRHESWFTDEATSYLKQNKHCLVWNDVEGVSNPMPITASYLYVRLIGDHSIPDSEFGKVSKSKKEAIRNWAERLGNIQDVPLAMVMTNNHYEGFGPATANSLRMELGMRELMWDEKNRKH from the coding sequence ATGAATATCAAAATTGGGTGTACCGGATGGAGCTATAAAGGATGGTCCGGCACATTTTATCCCAGAAATCTAAAGAGTTCAGAATGGCTCAAATACTATTCACAGATTTTTGAAATTACTGAAATTAATTCCACATTTTACAAGATACCTTCTCAAGAAATAGTAAGAAAATGGAATGCAGACACTCCAAGACATTTTAGATTTACAGCCAAATTTCCATCATTAATTACGCATGAAAAGAGACTAGAAAGGGTAAATTCAGAGATTTTCTCATTCATGTCATCACTCATTCCAATTCATGAAAAGATTTCAGCATTAGTTTTTCAACTGCCTCCATCATTATCATTTGATGAGGCAAAACCAAGACTGGAAGAATTGTTTGATATTTTGCCTAACGATTTTTTATATCCCATCGAGGGCAGACACGAATCATGGTTTACTGATGAAGCGACATCATATCTTAAACAAAACAAACATTGTCTTGTATGGAATGATGTCGAGGGAGTATCAAATCCAATGCCAATAACTGCAAGCTATCTGTATGTAAGATTAATTGGAGATCACTCTATTCCAGATTCAGAATTTGGTAAAGTTTCAAAAAGCAAAAAAGAAGCAATTAGAAACTGGGCAGAGAGACTAGGAAACATTCAAGATGTTCCACTTGCAATGGTAATGACAAATAATCACTATGAAGGATTTGGTCCTGCAACTGCTAATTCTTTAAGAATGGAATTAGGAATGAGGGAATTAATGTGGGACGAAAAAAACAGAAAACATTAG
- a CDS encoding DedA family protein has protein sequence MEPFDSFLVWIAEFLGEHLYEGIFLAALLETIVPPIPTLAVFPTAGFLASQQGISVIGLIPMIILGAIGATIGTSAIYLIALKLGRVVLIRYLRYVRVSEKKLERVEIWFEKYGDKAVFLGRMVPVMREMISIPAGLLKMRIPKFVAYTFAGSCVWSTGTILSGYYFGEAVGLGTSAISSLP, from the coding sequence ATGGAACCATTTGATTCGTTTCTAGTCTGGATTGCAGAGTTTCTGGGTGAACATCTCTACGAAGGAATTTTCCTCGCTGCCTTGCTTGAGACTATAGTTCCGCCTATCCCGACACTTGCTGTTTTTCCTACTGCTGGATTCTTGGCATCACAACAGGGAATTTCTGTCATTGGTCTTATTCCAATGATTATACTGGGAGCAATTGGTGCTACTATTGGTACTTCGGCTATTTACCTAATTGCATTAAAACTTGGACGAGTTGTTCTAATTCGTTATTTACGATATGTTCGCGTATCTGAAAAAAAATTAGAACGAGTTGAAATATGGTTTGAAAAATATGGTGACAAAGCTGTATTTTTGGGAAGAATGGTTCCAGTGATGAGAGAAATGATTTCAATTCCTGCTGGATTATTGAAAATGAGAATTCCTAAATTTGTGGCTTATACATTTGCTGGATCATGTGTTTGGTCTACTGGAACAATTCTATCTGGATATTATTTTGGAGAAGCGGTAGGACTTGGTACCAGTGCTATTTCATCATTGCCTTAA